A genomic region of Staphylococcus roterodami contains the following coding sequences:
- a CDS encoding cold-shock protein yields MNNGTVKWFNAEKGFGFIEQENGGDVFVHFSGIASDGYKTLEEGQKVTFEITEGQRGDQAVNVQTV; encoded by the coding sequence ATGAATAACGGTACAGTAAAATGGTTTAACGCAGAAAAAGGTTTTGGTTTCATCGAACAAGAAAATGGCGGAGACGTATTCGTACATTTCTCAGGTATCGCTAGCGATGGCTACAAAACTTTAGAAGAAGGTCAAAAAGTTACTTTCGAAATCACTGAAGGTCAACGTGGAGACCAAGCAGTTAACGTACAAACTGTTTAA
- the vraH gene encoding peptide resistance ABC transporter activity modulator VraH yields MKFKELVKQSYEDLKNLTVTWYNVIALTILVIVLSSFTTPIIGIPAGLLGGAYYLKRREEKGK; encoded by the coding sequence ATGAAATTTAAAGAATTAGTAAAACAATCATACGAGGATTTAAAAAACTTGACTGTAACTTGGTATAACGTCATTGCTTTAACAATACTTGTTATTGTATTAAGCTCATTCACAACACCAATTATAGGCATTCCAGCTGGTTTATTAGGTGGCGCCTATTATTTAAAACGTCGTGAAGAAAAAGGCAAATAA
- the vraE gene encoding peptide resistance ABC transporter permease subunit VraE translates to MTFNHIVLKNLRQNLKHYAMYLFSLFFSIVLYFSFTTLQFTKGINNDDSMAIIKKGAFVGSIFLFIIIVIFLMYANHLFVKRRTREFALFQLIGLTRQNILKMLALEQMIVFLITGVVGVLCGIAGAQLLLSIVSKVMSLSINLSIHFEPMALVLTIFMLVIAYVLILFQSALFLKRRSILSMMKDSIKTDATNAKVTVVEFISGILGIAMIALGYYMATEMFGTFKALTMAMASPFIILFLTVAGAYLFFRSSVSLIFKTLKKSKNGRVSITDVVFTSSIMYRMKKNAMSLTIIAIISAVTVTVLCFAALSKSNTDQTLTSMAPNEFNVVASQDAHQFESKLSQQHITFTKNYYETITVNNVKDQVITLENGSDSGRTNSILSANTKLTGNNAIITNTKSLPNIINIHLNKDLVVKGTKNETFRVTQEDKSKVYPLNLSFNSPVVEVSPEKYQQLKTQNNVHTFYGYDIKQTSQKEKAQAIAKQLGGKVITYDEMKKEVDATNGILIFVTSFLGLAFLVAAGCIIYIKQMDETEDELSNFRVLKRIGFTHTDMLKGLLLKITFNFGLPLLIAILHALFAAIAFMKLMGNISFIPVIIVIVIYTLIYIVFALIAFVHSNKLIKKTI, encoded by the coding sequence ATGACATTTAACCATATCGTTTTAAAAAATTTACGTCAAAACTTAAAACATTATGCGATGTATTTATTTTCATTATTTTTTAGTATCGTCTTATATTTCAGCTTTACTACGTTACAATTCACTAAAGGTATAAACAATGACGATTCTATGGCAATTATTAAGAAAGGTGCTTTTGTAGGGTCAATCTTTTTATTCATCATTATCGTCATCTTTTTAATGTATGCCAATCATCTATTCGTGAAAAGACGTACGCGCGAATTTGCATTATTTCAGTTAATTGGTTTAACACGACAAAACATTTTGAAAATGTTGGCACTTGAACAAATGATTGTGTTTCTAATTACTGGTGTTGTCGGTGTATTATGTGGCATCGCAGGTGCACAATTATTGTTATCAATTGTTTCCAAAGTAATGTCGTTATCGATTAACTTATCGATACATTTCGAACCTATGGCACTCGTTTTAACTATTTTCATGCTAGTGATTGCGTATGTACTGATTTTATTTCAAAGTGCTTTATTTCTAAAAAGACGTAGTATCTTATCAATGATGAAAGATTCAATTAAAACTGATGCCACAAATGCAAAAGTAACTGTAGTAGAGTTTATTTCAGGCATATTAGGTATTGCTATGATTGCGCTAGGTTATTATATGGCAACAGAAATGTTTGGTACATTCAAAGCACTAACTATGGCAATGGCATCACCGTTTATCATTTTATTTTTAACAGTTGCAGGTGCGTATTTATTTTTCAGAAGTTCCGTGTCACTTATTTTTAAAACATTGAAAAAATCAAAAAATGGACGCGTATCTATTACAGATGTTGTATTTACATCTTCTATTATGTACCGAATGAAGAAAAATGCGATGTCTTTAACTATCATTGCAATTATTTCTGCAGTTACTGTAACTGTATTGTGTTTCGCAGCATTATCTAAATCAAATACAGATCAAACCCTTACATCTATGGCACCAAATGAATTTAACGTGGTCGCCTCTCAAGATGCGCATCAATTTGAATCTAAACTAAGCCAACAACATATTACATTTACTAAAAATTATTATGAAACTATCACTGTAAATAATGTTAAAGATCAGGTTATTACTTTGGAAAATGGTAGTGATTCAGGTCGCACGAATTCTATTTTAAGTGCAAATACAAAGTTAACTGGTAACAATGCCATCATTACAAATACAAAATCACTTCCTAACATTATTAATATTCATTTAAACAAAGATTTAGTAGTAAAAGGTACTAAAAATGAAACTTTCCGTGTTACACAAGAAGACAAAAGTAAGGTTTATCCTTTAAATCTAAGCTTCAACTCACCTGTCGTCGAAGTAAGCCCTGAAAAATATCAGCAGTTGAAAACGCAAAATAACGTTCATACTTTTTATGGATATGATATTAAACAAACATCACAAAAGGAAAAAGCTCAAGCAATTGCAAAACAGCTTGGAGGCAAAGTCATCACTTATGATGAAATGAAAAAAGAGGTTGATGCAACTAACGGTATTCTAATATTTGTTACATCATTTTTAGGGTTAGCCTTTTTAGTCGCCGCAGGATGCATTATTTATATTAAACAAATGGATGAAACTGAGGATGAACTAAGCAATTTTAGGGTATTAAAACGTATAGGCTTTACACATACAGATATGCTTAAAGGGCTCTTATTAAAAATTACATTTAACTTTGGTTTACCTTTATTAATTGCTATACTGCATGCTTTATTCGCAGCTATTGCTTTTATGAAGCTGATGGGAAATATTTCATTTATACCGGTGATTATTGTCATCGTTATATATACACTAATTTATATCGTTTTCGCACTGATTGCTTTTGTTCACTCAAACAAGTTGATTAAGAAAACTATATAG
- a CDS encoding helix-turn-helix domain-containing protein, producing MNLSKQIKKYRERDGYSQEYLAEKLYVSRQSISNWENDKSLPDIHNLLMMCELFNVTLDDLVKGTIPFVPDIKVQRSLNLWTYVMLIFMTLAAILTGPLIVYWNWAWGITVIVICGIGYYASMKIEDFKKVHKMDNYDRIVAFMNGKDPSEVQTTKARNIKTGVLSFIAFVGAIILIALISMYLANKFL from the coding sequence TTGAATCTAAGTAAACAAATTAAAAAGTATAGGGAACGAGATGGTTATTCACAAGAATATCTTGCTGAAAAGTTATATGTATCTAGGCAGAGTATTTCTAATTGGGAAAATGACAAAAGCTTACCAGACATACATAACTTATTAATGATGTGCGAATTGTTCAATGTAACTTTAGATGATTTAGTAAAAGGGACTATTCCATTTGTACCTGATATTAAAGTGCAACGAAGTCTTAACTTATGGACATATGTCATGCTTATTTTCATGACATTAGCTGCAATTTTAACAGGACCTTTAATTGTTTATTGGAATTGGGCTTGGGGTATAACGGTGATAGTCATTTGTGGAATAGGTTATTATGCATCTATGAAAATAGAAGACTTTAAAAAAGTGCATAAAATGGATAACTACGATCGAATTGTTGCTTTTATGAATGGAAAAGATCCTAGTGAAGTACAAACGACTAAAGCTAGAAATATAAAAACAGGTGTACTTTCTTTCATAGCATTTGTTGGTGCAATCATTCTTATAGCTTTGATTAGTATGTATCTGGCAAATAAGTTTTTATAA
- a CDS encoding DUF3147 family protein, with the protein MFSIGSAILHFVIGGIAVALASIIADKVGGKLGGIIATMPAVFLAAIIALALDHRGMQLVEMSMNLSTGAIVGILSCILTVFLTSLYIKHKGYRKGAIFTVVCWFIISLAIFGIRHF; encoded by the coding sequence ATGTTTTCGATTGGAAGTGCAATTCTTCATTTTGTCATTGGTGGTATCGCTGTCGCATTAGCTTCTATAATTGCTGATAAAGTTGGCGGTAAGTTAGGAGGTATTATTGCAACGATGCCGGCAGTCTTTCTTGCTGCTATTATCGCATTAGCTTTGGATCATCGTGGTATGCAACTTGTTGAAATGTCAATGAATCTTAGCACAGGAGCAATAGTGGGTATCTTGTCTTGTATACTAACTGTATTTTTAACATCACTCTACATTAAACATAAAGGCTATCGGAAAGGCGCAATATTCACAGTTGTCTGTTGGTTCATTATCTCCTTAGCGATATTCGGTATTAGACATTTTTAG
- a CDS encoding DUF3147 family protein — MKLTLMKFFVGGFAVLLSYIVSVTLPWKEFGGIFATFPAVFLVSMFITGMQYGDKVAVHVSRGAVFGMTGVLVCILVTWMMLHMTHMWMLSIIVGFLSWFISAVCIFEAVEFIAQKRLEKHSWKTGKSNSK, encoded by the coding sequence ATGAAATTAACATTAATGAAATTTTTTGTAGGGGGATTCGCAGTATTACTAAGTTATATAGTGTCCGTAACACTACCTTGGAAAGAATTTGGTGGCATATTTGCAACATTTCCAGCAGTATTTTTAGTATCTATGTTTATAACAGGAATGCAATATGGAGATAAAGTTGCTGTGCATGTAAGCCGTGGCGCAGTGTTTGGGATGACAGGAGTATTAGTATGTATTTTAGTTACATGGATGATGTTACATATGACGCACATGTGGATGCTTAGTATTATAGTTGGCTTTTTAAGTTGGTTTATCAGTGCGGTATGTATTTTCGAAGCGGTAGAATTTATAGCACAAAAAAGATTAGAAAAACATAGTTGGAAAACTGGAAAATCGAATAGTAAATAG